In Bacillus sp. S3, the sequence AGTCATTATCCGGAAGAATGGATGATGTCTATCATTTCTACCACCCGAAACGCCGAACGTGAACATATTCAGGACGAAGGGCTAAGCAAGCTAGATGTTCCCGGCATCGATTTAAGTTTAAAGGAACTCATTGAGAAAAACCCTGAAGCCTTTCTAGGGAAAAAACAGGTGGAAACATTCGGCATAGAGACTGGTGTGCTAGTGAAGGTAATCGACACAGCGGAGCGGTTGATCATGCAAGCCCATCCCGACCGGGAGAAAGCGAGAGAATTATTTGATTCGATGTATGGTAAAACAGAGTGCTGGCACTTCATTGGCGGCAGAGAAATAGATGGCGCGGCCCCCTTTGTTCATCTTGGCTTTAAGCCCGGTGTAACGAAAGAACAATGGAAAGCCCTGTTTAAGGAACAAAATATCCAAGGCATGCTCGATTGTCTGCACAAATATGAAGTGCAGCCTGGTGATACGTTTTTAATCGAAGCGGGCATTCCCCATGCGATCGGCTCCGGCTGTTTATTGATTGAAATTCAGGAGCCATCCGATTATACCATCCGGTTAGAGAAGGTTTCCCCTTCCGGATTGCAAATTGATGATTTCCTCATCCATCAAGGTCTCGGCTTTGAAAAAATGTTTGATATTTTCAGATACGAGACGCTTCCAAGGGAAGAAACATGGGCGAAATGGCGGGTAGCTCCGGACATAGTAGCAGCAACTGAAGGGTATCGAGAAATCGAACTGGTCGGCTACAACCAAACACCTTATTTTAGAATGACACAGGTTGAGGTCTGGAAAAAGGCGGACATTCTAGGAAAAGGCGTGTTTTCCGGAGTATACATCCTTTCCGGATCTGCCATCATTGTCACAGGTGAAGACGTTCAGTCAGTTAAACAAGGAGATCAGCTGTTCATTCCGGCCAATGTCTCCCAGTTTTCAATCGTTAACCAAGGTGAAGAACCAGTGAAAGCTTTACGGTTCTTTGGACCTGAGGTGTAGAATCATCCTTTTTCAAACATGGGAGGAATAAGATATGAAGAAATATGTCATTTGCGGCGTGAGTAATCGAGCATTACAAATGTTTATTAAACCATTAGTCAATCAATTTTCACAAGATCATGAGATTGTAGGTCTGCTAGATTCTGACTCATTGCGGTTTACAATTTGTAAAAAGCAATTTCCAGGACTAGCACACCTTCCAACCTATTCTCCCGAGCAATTCGAGACAATGATTGATGAAACACAGCCAGATGTTGTGATTGTCGCCGGCAGAGACGACACACACGTGGATTATATCCTAAGGGCACTAAATAAACAGGTAGACGTCATCACTGAAAAGCCGATGGTGACAACCGCTGAAGATGCGTACAAGGTCATGCAGGCCGAGGCAGAGAGCAAAGGAAAAGTGACGGTTACCTTTAACTATCGCTACAGTCCGTTTCATCGAAAAATTAAAGAAATGATCCTCGAAGGAAAAATTGGCCGAGTGACATCGGTTGATCTCAATTGGTATATTGATACCTTCCATGGCTCAAGCTACTTTAAACGCTGGAACCGCAATCGCGAACATTCAGGTGG encodes:
- a CDS encoding type I phosphomannose isomerase catalytic subunit; translated protein: MTIRTVKLDGTQPIKLSPARSWRTYLGGRLIDELYGNPNPKDSHYPEEWMMSIISTTRNAEREHIQDEGLSKLDVPGIDLSLKELIEKNPEAFLGKKQVETFGIETGVLVKVIDTAERLIMQAHPDREKARELFDSMYGKTECWHFIGGREIDGAAPFVHLGFKPGVTKEQWKALFKEQNIQGMLDCLHKYEVQPGDTFLIEAGIPHAIGSGCLLIEIQEPSDYTIRLEKVSPSGLQIDDFLIHQGLGFEKMFDIFRYETLPREETWAKWRVAPDIVAATEGYREIELVGYNQTPYFRMTQVEVWKKADILGKGVFSGVYILSGSAIIVTGEDVQSVKQGDQLFIPANVSQFSIVNQGEEPVKALRFFGPEV